From the Halobacteriovorax sp. GB3 genome, the window GAAAAGATCAAGTTTACCACTTACCAGAAGACGATTTATATCTTTCTGGAACAGCAGAAGTTCAGCTTAATAGCTTTCACGGTGGAGAGATTCTTTCAGAGTCTGATCTACCAATTTTCTATGCTGGATATTCTCCATGTTTTCGTCGTGAGGCGGGAAGTTATGGGCGTGATGTAAGAGGACTTATTCGCGTACACCAATTTCAAAAAACAGAGCAATATATTATTTGTAAAAACGATATCGGTGAATCTGAAAAATGGCACAAGATGCTATTAGAAACATCTGAGGAAATTGTTCAAGAACTTGAACTTCCTTATAGAATCGTTGAATGTTGTACAGGTGATATGGGAACGGGGAAAGTTCGTATGTACGATATTGAATGCTGGGTTCCATCTGAGCAAAAATATCGTGAGACTCACTCTTGTTCAGCTCTTCATGACTGGCAGTCAAGAAGAACAAATACAAGATACCGCGACAGTGAAGGAAATGTTCAATATGTTCACACACTCAATAATACGGCAGTGGCAACTCCAAGAATCATCGTTCCTTTTCTAGAAAATCACCAACTAGAAGATGGAAGCGTTAAAGTTCCTGAAAAATTAAGACCTTATCTGTCTGGTCTTGAGATTCTAAAAAAAATCTAAAGTAATTTCCCCTGCTTAGCAGGGGAAATATTATTTTTCTTGTATTAGTTAAGCCAACCATTCAAATTGACGATAAGTTTTCTAAAGAAATCCTTTATATCAGCAAAGTTATGTTTATAATGGATGATGAGTTTTTATTTGAAGAGGATCAAAAAATGAAATTCAATCAGGAAAACTTAGTGGCCATGTTTGATGGAGATGAAGATATCTTCTT encodes:
- the serS gene encoding serine--tRNA ligase yields the protein MLDTKFIRENADAVKKACQLKCIDLDIDKILDLDKEVTALKTQMQELQTKKNAASKQIPKASAEERPKLIEESKKAGAELDKMKEDFTKVESELAELLWLVPQIPSDKAPVGKDDSENVEVKLHGEVPSFSFEPLDHVDILEKNEWAEFEKVAKVCGSRSYSLRNEMVLLEMALHRFAMDKLRKKGFTLVSTPALAREHALYGTGHFPTGKDQVYHLPEDDLYLSGTAEVQLNSFHGGEILSESDLPIFYAGYSPCFRREAGSYGRDVRGLIRVHQFQKTEQYIICKNDIGESEKWHKMLLETSEEIVQELELPYRIVECCTGDMGTGKVRMYDIECWVPSEQKYRETHSCSALHDWQSRRTNTRYRDSEGNVQYVHTLNNTAVATPRIIVPFLENHQLEDGSVKVPEKLRPYLSGLEILKKI